The Candidatus Delongbacteria bacterium sequence GGTTCGGGAAAGACTTCGATCTTCAGAATACTTACGACCGTTACTCTGCCTGACAAAGGTAAAGCTTTCGTACAGGGTTTGAATGTCAGCACTGATTTTAAAAAGATCAGAAAACTGATCGGATATATGCCCGGAAGATTTTCTCTGTACCAGGACTTAACAGTCGAGGAGAACCTGAAATTTTATTCGTCGGTGTTCAATACTTCAATAGCTGAAAACTATGATCTTATCAAAGAAATTTA is a genomic window containing:
- a CDS encoding ATP-binding cassette domain-containing protein; the encoded protein is MKSIEIKNISKSYGDITAIDKLSFDVNKGEIFGLIGPDGSGKTSIFRILTTVTLPDKGKAFVQGLNVSTDFKKIRKLIGYMPGRFSLYQDLTVEENLKFYSSVFNTSIAENYDLIKEI